A genome region from Streptomyces xanthophaeus includes the following:
- a CDS encoding MerR family transcriptional regulator, translated as MRITGDGTTGGTPVRSEAGPYPLRGGAVGSARRQPESTPVGPVGADPEPEQIGYRGPTACAAAGITYRQLDYWARTGLVEPSVRAVHGTGTQRLYSFRDVVVLKIVKRFLDTGVALQNIRTAVQHLQDRGFSDLERMTLMSDGATVYECTSPDQVVSLLQGGQGVFGIAVGVVWRDVESALSQLHGERVDTGETLVRHNPADELAARRNRAV; from the coding sequence GTGAGGATCACGGGCGACGGTACGACCGGGGGCACCCCCGTACGGAGTGAGGCTGGGCCGTACCCGCTGCGCGGCGGTGCGGTCGGGTCCGCGCGCCGTCAGCCGGAGTCGACGCCGGTCGGACCGGTGGGCGCAGACCCGGAGCCCGAGCAGATCGGCTACCGCGGGCCGACGGCCTGCGCCGCGGCCGGCATCACCTACCGGCAGCTCGACTACTGGGCCCGGACCGGGCTGGTGGAGCCCAGTGTGCGGGCCGTCCACGGGACGGGGACGCAGCGGCTCTACAGCTTCCGCGACGTCGTGGTCCTCAAGATCGTCAAGCGCTTCCTGGACACCGGGGTGGCGCTGCAGAACATCCGCACGGCGGTCCAGCACCTGCAGGACCGCGGGTTCTCGGACCTCGAACGGATGACTCTGATGAGCGACGGCGCCACCGTGTACGAGTGCACCTCGCCGGACCAGGTCGTGAGCCTGCTCCAGGGCGGTCAGGGCGTTTTCGGCATTGCTGTGGGCGTGGTGTGGCGCGACGTCGAGAGCGCGCTGTCGCAGCTGCACGGGGAGCGCGTGGACACCGGCGAGACCCTGGTGCGGCACAACCCGGCGGACGAGCTGGCCGCCCGCCGCAACCGGGCCGTCTGA
- a CDS encoding DNA polymerase IV, producing the protein MRAAPTILHLDMDAFYASVEQASKPSLRGKAVIVGGLGPRGVVATASYEARRFGVHSAMPMGQARRLCPNGAYLIPRFSLYRQVSDVVMAMLRELSPLVEPLSLDEAFVDLEAGGVAFDSLSARETGERLRADIRAATGLSGSVGLAGSKMLAKVASEEAKPAGLLLIEPGTERELLAPMSVRTLPGVGPATGEHLRRAGITTVGELAEAGEDELVRMVGRSAGAGLYRMALGLDDRPVVAERDAKSVSVEDTFDVDLHDRVRIRGEVQRLADRCVQRLRGSGHSGRTIVLKVRRYDFSTLTRSETLRGPTDDPAVVREAAARLLEGVDTTGGVRLLGVGVSGLADYTQEDLFAQSLAAEPDGADRADGADRAEGTNGADGTDGTDGTDGAGGDAVAAGAARTAADGAQEAAGPPGEPEQAPERRWTAGSDVRHAVYGPGWVQGSGVGRVTVRFEQPGSEPGRVRTFRVDDPELEPSDPLPLVGAGPDQEETA; encoded by the coding sequence GTGAGAGCCGCGCCGACCATCCTGCACCTGGACATGGACGCCTTCTACGCCTCCGTGGAGCAGGCGTCGAAGCCGAGCCTGCGGGGCAAGGCCGTCATCGTCGGAGGCCTCGGGCCGCGCGGGGTCGTCGCCACGGCCTCGTACGAGGCCAGGCGGTTCGGGGTGCACTCCGCGATGCCCATGGGGCAGGCCCGGCGGCTCTGTCCGAACGGCGCGTACCTGATCCCCCGCTTCAGCCTCTACCGGCAGGTCAGCGACGTGGTGATGGCCATGCTGCGGGAACTGTCGCCCCTGGTGGAGCCCCTGAGCCTGGACGAGGCCTTCGTGGACCTGGAGGCGGGCGGGGTGGCCTTCGACTCGCTCAGCGCGCGGGAGACGGGGGAGCGGCTGCGGGCCGACATCCGGGCCGCGACGGGGCTCAGCGGGTCGGTGGGGCTGGCCGGGTCGAAGATGCTGGCCAAGGTGGCCTCCGAGGAGGCCAAGCCGGCCGGACTGCTGCTGATCGAGCCGGGGACGGAGCGCGAGCTGCTCGCGCCGATGTCGGTACGGACGCTGCCCGGGGTGGGTCCGGCCACGGGCGAGCACCTGCGGCGGGCCGGGATCACCACGGTGGGGGAGCTGGCGGAGGCCGGGGAGGACGAGCTGGTCCGGATGGTCGGCCGCTCGGCCGGGGCCGGGCTGTACCGGATGGCGCTCGGGCTGGACGACCGGCCGGTGGTCGCGGAGCGGGACGCGAAGTCGGTGTCCGTCGAGGACACCTTCGACGTGGACCTGCACGACCGGGTACGGATCCGCGGCGAGGTGCAGCGGCTCGCCGACCGGTGCGTGCAGCGGCTGCGGGGCTCGGGGCACTCGGGGCGCACGATCGTGCTCAAGGTGAGGCGGTACGACTTCTCCACGCTGACCCGGTCCGAGACCCTGCGGGGGCCCACGGACGACCCGGCGGTGGTGCGTGAGGCGGCGGCGCGGCTGCTGGAGGGCGTGGACACCACGGGTGGGGTGCGGCTGCTGGGAGTGGGGGTGAGCGGGCTGGCGGACTACACGCAGGAGGACCTGTTCGCGCAGTCGCTCGCCGCTGAGCCGGACGGGGCGGACAGGGCCGACGGCGCGGACAGGGCGGAAGGGACCAACGGAGCGGACGGGACGGACGGGACGGACGGGACGGACGGAGCCGGAGGGGATGCGGTGGCGGCCGGTGCCGCGCGCACGGCGGCCGACGGTGCCCAGGAGGCCGCTGGGCCGCCCGGGGAGCCGGAGCAGGCACCCGAACGGCGCTGGACGGCCGGGAGCGACGTACGGCATGCCGTGTACGGGCCCGGATGGGTGCAGGGCAGCGGCGTCGGGCGGGTGACCGTGCGGTTCGAGCAGCCCGGATCGGAGCCCGGCCGGGTGCGGACCTTCCGGGTGGACGACCCCGAGCTGGAGCCGTCCGATCCGCTGCCGCTCGTGGGGGCCGGCCCGGATCAGGAAGAGACGGCCTAG